The Stratiformator vulcanicus genome has a segment encoding these proteins:
- a CDS encoding deoxyribodipyrimidine photo-lyase — protein sequence MPTSQIETERVRKLNDHSARAGKYVLYWMQQSQRARFNPALEFAVQKANEHEKRLLVGFGLTDDYPEANARHYHFMLEGLKETQESLHKRGIKFVLQFGSPDEVAIHLAKEASAVVCDRGYLRHQKIWREKLVDAIDCEITEVEGDAAIPVETVSDKAEYAARTIRPKTNRHRDEFLVTLSTTSLQKNSLNIRVSGESLDDVPGLVAGMKIDHSVKPVPQFFPGGTGEAKRRLRNFIKELFAKYDEHRSKPEYEHTSCMSPYLHFGQLSPVELAIAIRDSGADPEQIDSYLEELLVRRGLSQNFVYFTDDYDQFSCLPDWAKKTLGEHKSDRREHDYGLDELEAADTHDEYWNAAMREMKYTGYMHNYMRMYWGKKILEWSPDPEDAFQNCLILNNKYFLDGRDTNSYGNVAWVFGMHDRAWQERAIYGKIRCMMASGLERKCDIDAYVERVDALVKQAENGS from the coding sequence GTGCCGACAAGTCAGATCGAAACCGAACGCGTTCGAAAACTCAACGACCATTCTGCTCGCGCAGGCAAATATGTCCTTTATTGGATGCAACAGTCGCAGCGAGCGCGATTCAATCCGGCTCTCGAATTCGCGGTTCAAAAAGCCAACGAACACGAAAAGCGACTGCTCGTGGGGTTCGGTCTGACGGACGATTATCCCGAAGCGAATGCGCGGCACTACCACTTTATGCTCGAAGGACTGAAAGAGACTCAGGAAAGTCTCCACAAACGAGGCATCAAATTCGTTCTGCAGTTCGGCTCACCCGACGAGGTCGCGATTCACCTCGCCAAAGAGGCCTCCGCCGTCGTGTGTGATCGCGGCTATCTTCGCCATCAGAAAATATGGCGCGAAAAATTGGTCGACGCGATCGACTGCGAGATCACAGAGGTCGAAGGGGACGCCGCGATTCCGGTCGAGACGGTCTCCGACAAGGCGGAATATGCCGCGAGGACGATCCGGCCCAAAACAAATCGGCATCGCGACGAGTTCCTCGTCACGTTGTCGACGACCTCGTTGCAAAAGAATTCGCTCAATATCCGCGTGAGCGGCGAGTCATTAGACGATGTGCCCGGGCTGGTCGCCGGAATGAAAATTGATCACTCCGTGAAACCGGTACCGCAATTCTTTCCCGGCGGGACCGGAGAGGCAAAACGACGACTCCGCAACTTCATTAAGGAGCTGTTTGCGAAGTATGACGAGCACCGGAGTAAACCGGAGTACGAGCACACATCCTGCATGAGCCCGTATCTACACTTCGGGCAGCTTTCGCCCGTCGAGTTAGCCATCGCCATTCGAGACAGCGGGGCCGATCCCGAGCAGATCGACAGTTATCTTGAAGAGCTCTTGGTCCGCCGCGGACTATCTCAGAACTTTGTCTACTTCACCGACGATTACGACCAGTTCAGCTGCCTTCCCGACTGGGCGAAAAAGACACTGGGCGAACACAAATCGGACCGGCGCGAGCACGATTACGGTCTCGATGAATTAGAAGCCGCCGACACACACGATGAATATTGGAACGCGGCGATGCGAGAGATGAAATATACCGGGTATATGCACAACTACATGCGAATGTACTGGGGCAAGAAGATATTAGAGTGGTCGCCCGACCCAGAGGACGCATTCCAGAATTGTTTAATTTTAAACAACAAGTACTTCCTCGACGGAAGAGACACCAATTCCTACGGCAATGTCGCCTGGGTCTTTGGCATGCACGACCGGGCATGGCAGGAGAGAGCAATCTACGGAAAGATTCGGTGCATGATGGCATCGGGGTTGGAGCGGAAATGCGATATCGACGCCTACGTCGAACGGGTCGACGCACTGGTTAAACAGGCCGAAAACGGAAGCTGA